A portion of the Mycobacterium paraseoulense genome contains these proteins:
- the rplI gene encoding 50S ribosomal protein L9, translating into MKLILTADVDHLGTVGDTVEVKDGYGRNFLLPRGLAIVASRGAQKQADDIRRSRESKAVRDLGHANELKTAIEALGPVQLPVRTAADSGKLFGSVTSGDVVAAIKKAGGPNLDKRIVRLPKSHIKAVGTHPVSVHLHPEVDVEVALEVVAES; encoded by the coding sequence ATGAAGCTGATTCTGACGGCCGACGTCGACCACCTCGGTACCGTCGGTGACACGGTCGAGGTCAAGGACGGCTATGGCCGCAACTTCCTGCTCCCGCGCGGCCTGGCGATCGTCGCATCACGCGGCGCGCAGAAGCAGGCCGACGACATCCGCCGGTCCCGCGAGAGCAAGGCGGTGCGCGACCTCGGGCACGCCAACGAACTCAAGACGGCGATCGAAGCGCTGGGCCCCGTCCAGCTGCCGGTGCGGACCGCGGCCGACTCCGGCAAGCTGTTCGGCTCGGTGACCTCCGGCGACGTCGTCGCGGCCATCAAGAAGGCGGGCGGGCCGAACCTCGACAAGCGGATCGTCCGGTTGCCCAAGTCACACATCAAGGCCGTCGGCACCCACCCGGTGTCGGTGCATCTGCATCCCGAGGTCGACGTCGAGGTCGCTCTCGAGGTTGTCGCGGAGAGCTAA
- the rpsR gene encoding 30S ribosomal protein S18, whose amino-acid sequence MAKSSKRRPAPEKPVKTRKCVFCAKKDQSIDYKDTALLRTYISERGKIRARRVTGNCVQHQRDIAIAVKNAREVALLPFTSSAR is encoded by the coding sequence ATGGCCAAGTCCAGCAAGCGACGCCCGGCGCCCGAAAAGCCGGTCAAGACGCGGAAGTGTGTCTTCTGCGCGAAGAAGGACCAATCGATCGACTACAAGGACACCGCGCTGCTGCGCACCTACATCAGTGAGCGCGGCAAGATCCGCGCCCGCCGCGTCACCGGCAACTGCGTGCAGCACCAGCGCGACATCGCGATCGCGGTGAAGAACGCCCGCGAGGTGGCTCTGCTGCCCTTCACTTCCTCGGCGCGATAG
- a CDS encoding single-stranded DNA-binding protein — translation MAGDTTITVVGNLTADPELRFTPSGAAVANFTVASTPRIYDRQSGEWKDGEALFLRCNIWREAAENVAESLTRGARVIVTGRLKQRSFETREGEKRTVVEVEVDEIGPSLRYATAKVNKASRSGGGGGGGGFGGGGGSRQGSAPASPAPADDPWGSAPASGSFGGGDDEPPF, via the coding sequence GTGGCTGGTGACACCACTATCACCGTCGTCGGAAACCTGACCGCCGACCCCGAACTGCGGTTCACCCCGTCGGGTGCCGCCGTCGCGAATTTCACCGTCGCGTCGACACCGCGGATCTATGACCGCCAGAGCGGGGAATGGAAAGACGGCGAGGCCCTCTTCCTGCGCTGCAACATCTGGCGGGAAGCCGCCGAGAACGTGGCAGAGAGCCTCACCCGCGGCGCGCGAGTGATCGTCACCGGCCGGCTTAAGCAGCGGTCCTTCGAGACGCGCGAGGGCGAGAAGCGCACGGTCGTCGAGGTCGAGGTCGACGAGATCGGGCCCTCGCTGCGGTACGCCACCGCCAAGGTGAACAAGGCCAGCCGCAGCGGTGGCGGTGGCGGTGGTGGCGGATTCGGCGGCGGAGGCGGGTCCCGGCAGGGGTCGGCTCCGGCGAGCCCCGCGCCCGCCGACGACCCCTGGGGCAGCGCCCCCGCGTCGGGTTCCTTCGGCGGCGGCGACGACGAACCGCCGTTCTAA
- the rpsF gene encoding 30S ribosomal protein S6, with amino-acid sequence MRPYEIMVILDPTLDERTVAPSLETFLNVVRKDGGTVEKVDIWGRRRLAYEIAKHAEGIYVVVDLKAEPATVSELDRQLSLNESVLRTKVMRTDKH; translated from the coding sequence ATGCGTCCATACGAAATCATGGTCATTCTTGACCCCACGCTCGACGAGCGCACTGTTGCCCCGTCGCTGGAGACGTTCCTCAACGTCGTCCGCAAAGACGGCGGAACCGTCGAAAAGGTCGACATCTGGGGCCGGCGCCGGCTGGCCTACGAGATCGCCAAGCACGCCGAGGGCATCTATGTCGTCGTCGACCTGAAAGCGGAGCCGGCGACGGTCTCCGAGCTCGACCGCCAGCTCAGCCTCAACGAGTCGGTATTGCGCACCAAGGTGATGCGCACCGACAAGCACTAA
- a CDS encoding DJ-1/PfpI family protein, with the protein MTLVAVPLFPRVTALDAVGPYEVLQRVPSIEVVFIGHRRGEVRTENGMLGLSCDARFDEVTSPDVVLFPGGIGTRQLIHDDTIRAWLQAVHPTTTFTTSVCTGALLLAAAGLLDGLTATTHWRASDLLTDLGARYVPDRVVEHLPERIITAAGVSSGIDMALRLVELLVDRQAAQAAQLLIEYDPQPPFDSGSLARADQATLDRATEYLGARR; encoded by the coding sequence ATGACACTCGTCGCCGTGCCGCTGTTTCCCCGGGTGACCGCGCTCGACGCGGTGGGCCCCTACGAGGTGCTGCAACGCGTCCCGTCGATCGAGGTGGTGTTCATCGGTCACCGCCGCGGCGAGGTGCGTACGGAAAACGGCATGCTCGGGCTGAGCTGCGACGCGCGATTCGACGAGGTCACCTCGCCGGACGTGGTGCTGTTTCCCGGCGGGATCGGCACGCGGCAGTTGATCCACGACGACACCATCCGCGCCTGGCTGCAAGCCGTGCACCCCACCACGACGTTCACCACGTCGGTGTGCACCGGCGCATTGTTGTTGGCCGCCGCGGGCCTGCTCGACGGGCTCACCGCCACCACGCATTGGCGGGCCAGCGACCTGCTCACCGACCTCGGAGCGCGTTACGTGCCGGACCGGGTCGTCGAGCACCTACCGGAGCGGATCATCACCGCCGCCGGCGTCTCCAGCGGCATCGACATGGCCTTGCGGCTGGTTGAGCTCCTGGTCGATCGACAGGCCGCGCAGGCTGCGCAGCTGCTCATCGAATACGACCCGCAGCCGCCCTTCGATTCCGGTTCCCTCGCCAGGGCCGATCAGGCGACGCTGGACAGGGCCACCGAATACCTGGGCGCCCGGCGGTAG
- a CDS encoding glycosyltransferase family 87 protein, whose protein sequence is MTEAQRQTATISPVPLAADLRSVGNRDCPSRTDPLGAALADVAGGPVGRHALIGRTRVLTPLRVMFMIGLVFLALGWSTKAACLQSTGTGTADQRVANWENQRAYYELCYSDTVPLYGAELLSQGKFPYKSSWVETDGSGTPQTRYDGRPAVRYMEYPVLTGMYQYVSMALAKTYTALSKLAPLPVVAEVVMFFDVAAFGLALAWLATVWATAGLAGRRVWDAALVAASPLVIFQIFTNFDALATAFAMAGLLAWARRRPVLAGVLIGLGAAAKLYPLLFLGPMVALAIRTGRFRASARTAGTAAVTWLLVNLPVLVLFPRGWSEFFRLNTRRGDDMDSVYNVVKSFTGWRGFDPKLGFWEPPTVLNAVVAVLFVIGCAAIVYVALTAPQRPRLAQLVFLVVAVFLLTNKVWSPQFSLWLVPLAVLALPHRRILLAWMTIDAVVWVPRMYYLYGNPNRSLPEQFFTTTVLLRDIAVVALCALVVRQIYRPDEDLVRWGGRVDDPSGGPFDRAPDAPRGWLPDRLRPPGARRAAVPEVEPAVP, encoded by the coding sequence GTGACCGAGGCTCAGCGGCAGACCGCCACCATTTCCCCAGTGCCGCTGGCCGCCGATCTGCGTAGCGTCGGCAATCGCGATTGCCCGAGTCGCACCGACCCGTTGGGCGCCGCGCTGGCGGACGTCGCCGGGGGGCCGGTAGGCCGGCACGCCCTGATCGGCCGTACCCGGGTGCTGACCCCGCTGCGGGTGATGTTCATGATCGGCCTGGTGTTCCTGGCGCTTGGCTGGTCGACGAAGGCGGCCTGCCTGCAGAGCACCGGCACCGGAACCGCCGATCAGCGGGTGGCCAACTGGGAGAACCAGCGCGCCTACTACGAGTTGTGTTACTCAGACACGGTTCCGCTTTACGGCGCGGAGTTGTTGAGCCAGGGTAAGTTTCCGTACAAGTCCAGCTGGGTCGAGACCGACGGCAGCGGCACCCCGCAGACCCGCTACGACGGCCGGCCCGCGGTGCGCTACATGGAGTATCCGGTGCTGACCGGGATGTATCAGTACGTCTCCATGGCGCTGGCGAAGACCTACACCGCGCTGAGCAAGCTGGCCCCGTTGCCGGTGGTCGCCGAGGTGGTGATGTTCTTCGACGTCGCGGCATTCGGCCTTGCGCTGGCGTGGCTGGCCACGGTCTGGGCGACCGCCGGTCTGGCGGGGCGGCGGGTCTGGGATGCGGCCCTGGTGGCCGCGTCGCCGCTGGTGATCTTCCAGATCTTCACCAACTTCGATGCGCTGGCAACGGCATTCGCGATGGCCGGGCTGCTGGCGTGGGCGCGGCGCAGACCGGTGCTCGCCGGTGTGCTGATCGGATTGGGCGCCGCCGCCAAGCTGTATCCGCTGTTGTTCCTCGGTCCGATGGTGGCCCTGGCGATCCGGACGGGGCGCTTCCGCGCGTCGGCCCGCACGGCCGGGACGGCCGCGGTGACCTGGTTGTTGGTGAATCTGCCGGTCCTGGTGCTGTTTCCGCGTGGGTGGTCGGAGTTCTTCCGGCTCAACACCCGGCGTGGCGACGACATGGATTCGGTGTACAACGTGGTGAAGTCGTTCACGGGCTGGCGCGGTTTCGATCCCAAGCTCGGGTTCTGGGAGCCGCCCACCGTGCTGAACGCGGTGGTCGCCGTACTTTTCGTAATCGGTTGTGCGGCAATCGTATACGTGGCGCTCACCGCTCCCCAGCGGCCGCGGCTGGCGCAGCTGGTGTTCTTGGTGGTGGCCGTCTTCCTGTTGACCAACAAGGTGTGGAGTCCGCAGTTCTCGTTGTGGCTGGTGCCGCTTGCGGTGCTGGCCTTGCCGCATCGCCGGATCCTGCTGGCCTGGATGACCATCGACGCGGTGGTATGGGTGCCGCGGATGTACTACCTGTATGGCAACCCGAACCGCTCGTTGCCCGAGCAGTTCTTCACCACGACGGTGTTACTGCGCGACATCGCCGTCGTCGCGTTGTGCGCGCTGGTGGTCCGCCAGATCTACCGGCCCGACGAGGATCTGGTGCGCTGGGGCGGCCGGGTGGACGACCCGTCGGGCGGCCCGTTCGACCGCGCCCCCGACGCCCCGCGGGGGTGGCTGCCGGACCGGCTGCGACCGCCCGGCGCGCGCCGCGCGGCGGTCCCCGAGGTCGAGCCCGCCGTGCCATGA
- a CDS encoding transglycosylase domain-containing protein: protein MNNDGPHNQPPGDADGPATERVGRHGIGDRPRDAPSPGHRRGVPPDDRLTTILPPVVDDRSPRRPDPSVDEVKAAMDAPPSTPLQRDALEEVKAALDSRTSARRDRPGGGGRPPEGPPPPAGPRGRPGGPDGFGPRPRGGVHWTQQINWVWVRRAAYLSAAVLVLLPIVTFAMAYFIVDIPKPGDLRTNQVSTILASDGSEIAKIIPPEGNRVDVNINQVPVHVRQAVIAAEDRNFYSNPGFDFSGFARAVDNNLFGNGDLQGGSTITQQYVKNALVGSAQHGLSGLMRKAKELVIATKMSGEWSKDDVLQAYLNIIYFGRGAYGISAAAKAYFNKPVEQLTVSEGALLAALIRRPSALDPAIDPQGARARWNWVLDGMVETKALSPSDRAAQEFPQTVPPDQARAENQTTGPNGLIERQVTKELMELFNIDERTLNTQGLQVTTTIDPKAQQAAEKAVSKYLDGQDPDMRSAVVSIDPHDGAIRAYYGGTDANGFDFAQAGLQTGSSFKVFALVAALEQGIGLGYQVDSSPLTVDGIKITNVDGEGCGTCNIAQALKQSLNTSYYRLMLKLKGGPQAVADAAHQAGVATSFPGVDHTLSEDGKGGPPNNGVVLGQYQTRVIDMASAYATLAASGVYHRPHFVQKVVNSDGQVLFDASKSDNNGEQRIPKAVADNVTAAMEPIASYSRGHALSGGRPSAAKTGTTQLGDTNADKDAWMVGYTPSLATAVWVGTAKGDVPLVTASGAPVYGSGLPSDIWKSTMDGALKGTPNESFPKPTEIGGYAGVPAPPPPPPQPSVTVIQPTVEVAPGITIPVGPPTTVTVGPAPPGGGPEPGVPPGGPQAPPPGQPPP from the coding sequence TTGAATAACGACGGACCCCACAACCAGCCGCCGGGCGACGCGGACGGGCCGGCGACTGAGCGTGTGGGCAGACATGGAATCGGCGATCGTCCGCGCGACGCGCCATCGCCCGGCCACCGCCGGGGCGTCCCACCCGATGACAGGCTGACCACGATCCTGCCGCCGGTTGTCGACGACCGGTCACCCCGCCGGCCCGACCCCAGCGTCGACGAAGTCAAAGCCGCGATGGACGCCCCCCCGTCGACGCCCCTGCAACGGGACGCGCTCGAAGAGGTCAAGGCCGCGCTGGACAGCCGGACGTCGGCGCGCCGCGACCGGCCGGGCGGGGGAGGCCGCCCGCCGGAAGGCCCACCGCCGCCGGCGGGGCCGCGCGGACGGCCCGGCGGGCCCGACGGCTTCGGGCCCCGACCGCGGGGTGGCGTTCACTGGACCCAACAGATCAACTGGGTGTGGGTGCGGCGAGCGGCCTACCTGTCGGCGGCGGTGCTGGTGCTCCTGCCGATCGTCACGTTCGCCATGGCCTACTTCATCGTCGACATCCCCAAGCCGGGTGACCTGCGCACCAACCAGGTCTCCACCATTCTGGCCAGCGACGGGTCTGAAATCGCCAAAATCATTCCGCCCGAGGGTAATCGGGTCGACGTCAACATCAACCAGGTGCCGGTGCACGTGCGCCAGGCGGTGATCGCCGCCGAGGATCGTAACTTCTATTCGAACCCCGGGTTCGACTTCAGCGGCTTCGCGCGGGCGGTGGACAACAACCTCTTCGGCAACGGCGACCTGCAGGGCGGGTCGACGATCACCCAGCAATACGTGAAGAACGCGCTGGTGGGGTCGGCCCAGCACGGCCTCAGCGGTCTGATGCGCAAGGCCAAGGAACTCGTCATCGCCACCAAGATGTCGGGGGAGTGGTCGAAAGACGATGTGCTGCAGGCCTACCTGAACATCATCTACTTCGGCCGCGGTGCCTACGGGATCTCGGCCGCCGCCAAGGCTTATTTCAACAAACCCGTCGAGCAGCTCACGGTCTCCGAGGGTGCCTTGCTGGCGGCCCTGATTCGGCGGCCGTCCGCGCTGGACCCGGCCATCGATCCGCAGGGCGCCCGGGCCCGCTGGAACTGGGTGCTCGACGGCATGGTGGAGACCAAGGCGCTCTCACCCAGCGACCGTGCCGCGCAGGAGTTTCCACAGACCGTTCCGCCCGATCAGGCGCGCGCGGAGAACCAGACGACGGGGCCCAACGGGCTCATCGAGCGCCAGGTGACCAAAGAGTTGATGGAGTTGTTCAACATCGACGAGCGGACCCTGAACACGCAGGGCTTGCAGGTCACCACCACCATCGACCCGAAGGCCCAGCAGGCCGCCGAGAAGGCGGTTTCGAAATACCTTGACGGGCAAGACCCCGACATGCGGTCGGCCGTGGTGTCGATCGACCCGCACGACGGGGCGATCCGCGCCTATTACGGGGGCACGGACGCCAACGGCTTCGACTTCGCGCAGGCCGGGCTGCAAACCGGTTCGTCGTTCAAGGTGTTCGCCTTGGTCGCCGCGCTCGAGCAGGGGATCGGACTGGGTTACCAGGTCGACAGTTCACCGCTGACGGTCGACGGCATCAAGATCACGAACGTGGACGGCGAGGGCTGCGGGACGTGCAACATCGCCCAGGCGCTCAAGCAATCGCTGAACACCTCCTATTACCGGTTGATGCTCAAGCTCAAGGGCGGACCCCAGGCCGTCGCGGACGCCGCGCACCAGGCCGGAGTCGCGACCAGCTTCCCCGGCGTGGACCACACGTTGTCCGAAGACGGCAAGGGTGGGCCGCCCAACAACGGGGTTGTGTTGGGGCAGTACCAGACCCGGGTCATCGACATGGCCTCGGCGTACGCCACCCTGGCCGCGTCCGGTGTCTACCACCGGCCGCACTTTGTGCAGAAGGTCGTCAACTCCGACGGGCAGGTGCTCTTCGACGCGAGCAAGTCCGACAACAACGGCGAACAGCGCATCCCGAAGGCCGTGGCCGACAACGTCACCGCGGCCATGGAGCCGATCGCCAGCTACTCGCGCGGCCACGCCCTGTCGGGCGGCAGGCCGTCGGCGGCCAAGACGGGCACCACGCAGCTCGGCGACACCAACGCCGACAAGGACGCGTGGATGGTCGGATACACGCCGTCGTTGGCGACGGCCGTGTGGGTGGGCACCGCGAAAGGCGACGTGCCGCTGGTAACCGCTTCGGGCGCACCGGTTTACGGCTCGGGGCTGCCGTCGGACATCTGGAAGTCCACCATGGACGGCGCCCTGAAGGGCACGCCCAACGAATCCTTCCCCAAGCCAACCGAGATCGGCGGCTACGCGGGTGTCCCGGCGCCGCCGCCCCCGCCGCCGCAGCCGTCGGTGACCGTCATTCAGCCGACCGTCGAAGTGGCGCCCGGCATCACCATCCCGGTCGGCCCGCCCACGACGGTCACGGTCGGGCCGGCGCCGCCCGGCGGCGGTCCCGAGCCCGGTGTCCCGCCGGGTGGTCCCCAAGCCCCGCCGCCTGGCCAACCGCCACCGTGA
- a CDS encoding DUF5318 family protein: MRLQRQVVDYALRRRALLAEVYSGRTGVSEVCDANPYLLRAAKFHGKPSQVMCPICRKEQLTLVSWVFGEHLGPVSGSARTAEELVLLASRFEEFAVHVVEVCRTCEWNHLVKSYVLGAARTAPPPRGTRTTRTARNGARTAIE; encoded by the coding sequence GTGCGACTGCAGCGACAAGTGGTGGACTACGCGCTCCGGCGGCGAGCACTGCTGGCCGAGGTGTACTCGGGCCGCACGGGTGTGTCCGAGGTGTGTGACGCGAACCCTTATCTGCTGCGCGCCGCCAAGTTTCACGGGAAACCGAGCCAGGTCATGTGCCCGATCTGCCGCAAGGAGCAGCTGACGCTGGTGTCGTGGGTATTCGGTGAGCACCTGGGTCCGGTGTCGGGCTCGGCGCGCACGGCCGAAGAGTTGGTCCTGCTGGCAAGTCGCTTCGAGGAGTTCGCCGTCCACGTGGTGGAGGTATGTCGAACCTGCGAGTGGAACCATCTGGTCAAGTCGTACGTGCTCGGCGCGGCGCGCACCGCACCTCCGCCCAGGGGCACCCGGACCACGCGGACGGCGCGCAACGGCGCGCGAACGGCCATTGAATAA
- a CDS encoding DUF1707 SHOCT-like domain-containing protein, with protein sequence MAKWLGTSLAGRPAANTRATDTNRQDACKILDDALNDGQLSMEEHRERVSAATNAVTLGDLQALVTDLQTDSSALPTPAVKGPRLPPKLGGWGSLAAAFAVSVLLGIGIGWGLYGNTSSPLDFTTDPGARPDGVGPVVLTPPTQLHSVGGLTGLLEQTRKRFGDAVGYRLVIYPTYAVFDRPDPSDDRRVLTYTYRGGWSDPSSSARSSADGPVAVDLSKFDVTATVGIMRGAPQTLRMKPSDVKTQYLIIEPASDPTTPGALSLSLYVSSDYGSGYIVFAGDGTVKQLNLPS encoded by the coding sequence GTGGCGAAATGGCTCGGGACGTCGCTCGCTGGGCGGCCGGCGGCGAACACCCGCGCGACGGACACCAACCGGCAAGACGCCTGCAAGATCCTCGACGACGCGTTGAACGACGGCCAGCTCTCCATGGAGGAACACCGGGAACGTGTCAGCGCGGCCACCAATGCGGTCACCCTCGGCGACCTCCAGGCCCTGGTGACCGACCTGCAGACCGACAGCTCCGCGCTGCCGACGCCGGCGGTCAAGGGCCCGCGGTTGCCGCCGAAGCTCGGCGGCTGGGGCTCGCTCGCCGCCGCCTTCGCCGTGTCGGTGCTGCTCGGCATAGGCATCGGCTGGGGCCTGTACGGCAACACCAGCTCGCCCCTGGACTTCACCACCGATCCCGGAGCCAGGCCGGACGGAGTCGGCCCCGTGGTGCTGACCCCGCCCACCCAACTGCATTCGGTCGGCGGGCTTACCGGGCTGCTCGAGCAAACGCGCAAACGGTTCGGCGACGCCGTCGGGTACCGGCTGGTGATCTACCCGACGTACGCGGTGTTCGACCGCCCGGATCCCTCCGACGACCGCAGGGTGCTGACCTACACCTACCGCGGCGGATGGTCAGACCCCTCCAGTTCTGCCAGGAGCTCTGCCGACGGTCCCGTCGCCGTCGACCTGAGCAAGTTCGACGTCACGGCGACGGTGGGCATCATGCGCGGCGCCCCGCAGACGCTTCGCATGAAGCCGTCGGACGTCAAAACCCAGTACCTGATCATCGAACCGGCGAGCGACCCGACCACCCCCGGCGCGCTGTCGCTATCGCTGTATGTCTCCAGCGACTACGGTAGTGGCTACATCGTCTTCGCAGGTGACGGAACCGTCAAGCAGCTGAACTTGCCGTCCTGA
- a CDS encoding PadR family transcriptional regulator: MLELAILGLLIESPMHGYELRKRLTGLLGAFRAFSYGSLYPALRRMQAEGLIAEDAAPAGTPVRRARRVYQLTDEGRRRFGELVADTGPHNYTDDGFGVHLAFFNRTPAEARMRILEGRRRQVEERREGLREAVARASNSFDRYTRQLHQLGLESSEREVKWLNELIAAERAMPGLSEQT; the protein is encoded by the coding sequence ATGCTCGAGCTCGCCATCCTGGGCCTTCTGATCGAATCGCCGATGCATGGTTACGAGTTGCGCAAACGACTGACCGGACTCCTCGGTGCGTTCCGTGCATTCTCGTACGGTTCGCTGTACCCGGCCCTCCGGCGGATGCAGGCCGAAGGGTTGATTGCCGAGGATGCCGCCCCGGCCGGGACCCCGGTTCGGCGCGCCCGGCGCGTCTACCAGCTAACCGACGAGGGCCGTCGGCGCTTCGGTGAGCTGGTGGCCGACACCGGTCCGCACAACTACACCGACGACGGCTTCGGGGTGCACCTGGCCTTCTTCAACCGGACTCCGGCGGAAGCACGCATGCGCATCCTGGAGGGCCGCCGCCGTCAGGTCGAAGAGCGGCGGGAGGGCTTGCGCGAAGCCGTGGCGCGGGCCAGTAACTCGTTCGACCGTTACACCCGCCAACTTCACCAACTCGGGCTCGAGTCCAGCGAGCGCGAAGTGAAGTGGCTCAACGAGCTCATCGCCGCGGAGCGGGCGATGCCCGGCCTCTCCGAGCAGACGTAA
- a CDS encoding inositol-3-phosphate synthase gives MSDHLPPKAEEAHTEVRVAIVGVGNCASSLVQGVEYYQNADENSTVPGLMHVKFGQYHVRDVKFVAAFDVDAKKVGFDLSDAIFASENNTIKIADVPPTNVTVQRGPTLDGIGKYYADTIELSDAEPVDVVKVLKENNVDVLVSYLPVGSEEADKFYAQCAIDAGVAFVNALPVFIASDPVWAKKFADAGVPIVGDDIKSQVGATITHRVMAKLFEDRGVQLDRTMQLNVGGNMDFLNMLERERLESKKISKTQAVTSNLQREFKTKDVHIGPSDHVGWLDDRKWAYVRLEGRAFGDVPLNLEYKLEVWDSPNSAGVIIDAVRAAKIAKDRGIGGPVIPASAYLMKSPPQQLPDDVARTQLEEFISEG, from the coding sequence ATGAGTGACCACCTGCCGCCGAAGGCGGAAGAGGCGCACACCGAGGTACGAGTCGCCATTGTCGGCGTCGGTAATTGCGCGTCTTCGCTGGTACAGGGCGTCGAGTACTACCAGAACGCGGACGAGAACAGCACCGTCCCCGGTCTGATGCACGTGAAGTTCGGCCAGTACCACGTGCGCGACGTCAAGTTCGTTGCCGCCTTCGACGTGGACGCCAAGAAGGTCGGATTCGACCTGTCCGACGCGATCTTCGCCTCGGAGAACAACACGATCAAGATCGCCGACGTGCCGCCCACCAACGTGACAGTGCAGCGCGGCCCGACCCTGGACGGCATCGGCAAGTACTACGCCGACACCATCGAGCTTTCCGACGCCGAGCCGGTCGACGTGGTCAAGGTGCTCAAGGAGAACAACGTCGACGTGCTGGTCTCCTACCTGCCCGTGGGTTCGGAAGAGGCCGACAAGTTCTACGCCCAGTGCGCCATCGACGCAGGCGTGGCGTTCGTCAACGCGCTGCCGGTGTTCATCGCCTCGGACCCGGTGTGGGCCAAGAAGTTCGCCGACGCGGGTGTGCCGATCGTCGGCGACGACATCAAGAGCCAGGTCGGCGCGACCATCACCCACCGCGTGATGGCCAAGCTGTTCGAGGACCGCGGTGTGCAGCTGGACCGCACCATGCAGCTCAACGTGGGCGGCAACATGGACTTCCTCAACATGCTCGAGCGCGAGCGGCTGGAGTCCAAGAAGATCTCCAAGACGCAGGCGGTCACCTCCAACCTGCAGCGGGAGTTCAAGACGAAGGACGTGCACATCGGGCCGTCGGACCACGTCGGCTGGCTCGACGACCGCAAGTGGGCCTACGTGCGGCTCGAGGGTCGGGCGTTCGGCGACGTGCCGCTGAACCTGGAGTACAAGCTCGAGGTGTGGGACTCGCCGAACTCAGCGGGCGTCATCATCGACGCGGTGCGCGCGGCCAAGATCGCCAAGGACCGCGGCATCGGCGGCCCGGTGATCCCGGCGTCGGCCTACCTGATGAAGAGCCCGCCGCAGCAGCTGCCCGACGATGTCGCGCGCACCCAGCTCGAAGAGTTCATCAGCGAAGGCTGA
- a CDS encoding LLM class flavin-dependent oxidoreductase has translation MTVQPAAFLRTTLPLDLSRLAELDSGRYHSIWLPDHMVSFWPDSLWTPEFTDLATASPSPHRHLDGLAVAAAAAVLTENVPLVSAVVDTVRRHPAMLAQTALTIDHLAKGRFILGLGSGESENTLPYGFDFSRPVSRFEEALTVIRLLWESDGPVDFDGQFYTLRHARLDTEPYAGRPPQIWIGASGPRMLDIAGRHADGWWPAGAWTPEHYAEMLAAVRESAERAGRDPQAITPCFIQVCLIGEDEDALAEILQAPLVKAFLLQVSADTLRDFGFEHPMGDRWRGFHDIDPAVLTRDRVLEFLDKARPEMVLAAVPHGTPKQVAEIVKTFVDAGLRVPKILDYGAMAGLRYAEASTANVRAAEDELVRLCGASS, from the coding sequence ATGACCGTTCAGCCCGCCGCGTTCCTGCGCACCACCCTCCCGCTGGACCTGTCCCGGCTCGCGGAGTTGGACAGCGGCCGATACCACTCGATCTGGCTGCCCGACCACATGGTCAGCTTCTGGCCCGACTCCCTCTGGACCCCCGAGTTCACCGACCTGGCCACCGCATCCCCGTCGCCGCACCGCCACCTGGACGGGCTGGCGGTAGCCGCCGCGGCCGCCGTCCTGACCGAGAACGTGCCGCTCGTCAGCGCCGTCGTCGACACCGTGCGCCGCCACCCAGCCATGCTGGCCCAGACGGCGCTCACCATCGACCACCTGGCCAAGGGGCGCTTCATCCTGGGCCTGGGCAGCGGCGAGAGCGAGAACACCCTGCCCTACGGCTTCGACTTCTCCCGGCCGGTCAGCCGCTTCGAGGAGGCGCTGACGGTGATCCGGCTGCTCTGGGAGAGCGACGGCCCGGTCGATTTCGACGGGCAGTTCTACACGCTGCGCCATGCCCGGCTGGACACCGAACCCTACGCGGGCCGGCCGCCGCAAATCTGGATCGGTGCCAGTGGCCCCCGGATGCTGGACATCGCCGGCCGGCACGCCGACGGGTGGTGGCCCGCCGGCGCCTGGACACCGGAGCACTACGCCGAAATGCTCGCCGCGGTCAGGGAATCGGCCGAACGCGCCGGCCGCGATCCGCAGGCGATCACGCCGTGCTTCATCCAGGTGTGTCTGATCGGCGAGGACGAGGACGCCCTCGCCGAGATCCTCCAAGCGCCCCTGGTCAAGGCGTTCCTGCTGCAGGTATCCGCGGACACGTTGCGCGACTTCGGATTTGAGCACCCGATGGGCGACCGGTGGCGCGGATTCCACGACATCGACCCGGCGGTGCTCACCCGCGACCGGGTCCTGGAATTCCTCGACAAAGCGCGGCCCGAGATGGTGCTGGCCGCCGTACCGCACGGGACGCCGAAGCAGGTCGCCGAGATCGTCAAGACCTTTGTGGACGCGGGACTGCGCGTCCCCAAGATCCTGGATTATGGCGCGATGGCAGGCCTGAGATACGCCGAGGCTTCGACGGCCAACGTGCGCGCCGCCGAAGACGAACTGGTGCGGCTGTGCGGAGCGTCATCGTGA